In a genomic window of Bubalus bubalis isolate 160015118507 breed Murrah chromosome 17, NDDB_SH_1, whole genome shotgun sequence:
- the LIMK2 gene encoding LIM domain kinase 2 isoform X1, producing MAAQEGEDAWRCQGCGDYVAPNQRLYRTVSEAWHTSCFRCSECQDSLTNWYYEKDGKLYCHKDYWGKFGEFCHGCSLLMTGPVMVAGEFKYHPECFACMSCKVIIEDGDAYALVQHATLYCGKCHNEVVLAPMFERLSTESVQDQLPYSVTHISMPATTEGRRGFSVSVESACSNYATTVQVREVNRMHISPNNRNAIHPGDRILEINGAPVHTLRVEEVEDAISQTSQTLQLLIEHDPVSQRVDQLRLDARLSPCAQNDRHTHTLSPLDTKENLEGTLRRRSLRRSNSISKSPGPSSPKEPLLLSRDISRSESLRCSSSCSQQIFRPCDLIHGEVLGKGFFGQAIKVTHKATGKVMVMKELIRCDEETQKTFLTEVKVMRSLDHPNVLKFIGVLYKDKKLNLLTEYIEGGTLKDFLRSVDPFPWQQKVRFAKGIASGMAYLHSMCIIHRDLNSHNCLIKLDKTVVVADFGLSRLIVEERKKPPVEKATTKKRTLRKSDRRKRYTVVGNPYWMAPEMLNGKSYDETVDVFSFGIVLCEIIGQVYADPDCLPRTLDFGLNVKLFWEKFVPTNCPPAFFPLAAICCRLEPESRPAFSKLEDYFEALSLYLGELGIPLPTELEVLDHTVSMQYGLIRDSPS from the exons GTGTTCTGAATGCCAGGATTCCCTCACCAACTGGTACTACGAGAAGGATGGGAAGCTGTACTGCCACAAGGACTACTGGGGGAAGTTTGGGGAGTTCTGCCACGGATGCTCTCTGCTGATGACGGGGCCCGTCATG GTGGCCGGGGAGTTCAAGTACCACCCAGAGTGCTTCGCCTGTATGAGCTGTAAGGTGATCATTGAGGATGGGGACGCATACGCCCTGGTGCAGCACGCCACTCTCTACTG TGGGAAGTGCCACAACGAGGTGGTACTGGCACCCATGTTTGAGAGGCTGTCCACGGAATCCGTCCAGGACCAGCTGCCCTACTCCGTCACACACATCTCCATGCCAGCCACCACCGAAGGCAGGCGGGGCTTCTCTGTGTCCGTGGAGAGTGCCTGCTCAAACTACGCCACCACCGTGCAAGTGAGAGA GGTCAACCGGATGCACATCAGTCCTAACAACCGCAACGCCATCCACCCTGGGGACCGCATCCTGGAGATCAATGGGGCCCCTGTGCACACGCTCCGCGTGGAGGAG GTGGAGGACGCCATTAGCCAGACGAGCCAGACGCTGCAGCTCCTGATTGAGCACGACCCCGTCTCCCAGCGCGTGGACCAGCTGCGGCTGGATGCACGGCTCTCTCCCTGCGCGCAGAATGACAGACACACGCACACCCTCAGCCCCCTGGACACCAAGGAGAACCTGGAGGGGACACTGAGGAGACGCTCCCTGAG ACGCAGTAACAGCATCTCCAAGTCCCCCGGCCCCAGCTCCCCCAAGGAGCCGCTCCTGCTCAGCCGTGACATCAGCCGCTCAGAGTCTCTGCGCTGCTCCAGTAGCTGCTCGCAGCAGATCTTCCGGCCCTGTGACCTGATCCACGGCGAGGTCCTGGGGAAGGGCTTCTTCGGGCAGGCCATCAAG GTGACGCACAAAGCCACGGGCAAGGTGATGGTCATGAAGGAGCTGATCCGCTGTGAcgaggagacacagaagactttTCTAACTGAA GTGAAGGTGATGCGCAGCCTGGACCACCCCAACGTGCTCAAGTTCATCGGCGTACTGTACAAGGACAAGAAGCTGAACCTGCTGACGGAGTACATCGAGGGGGGCACGCTGAAGGACTTCCTGCGTAGTGTG GACCCGTTCCCCTGGCAGCAGAAGGTCAGGTTTGCCAAAGGCATCGCCTCTGGAATG GCCTATTTGCATTCCATGTGTATCATCCACCGGGATCTGAACTCGCACAACTGCCTCATCAAGCTG GACAAGACCGTGGTGGTGGCTGACTTCGGGCTGTCACGGCTCATAGTCGAGGAGAGAAAGAAGCCCCCCGTGGAAAAGGCCACCACCAAGAAGCGCACCTTGCGCAAGAGCGACCGCAGGAAGCGCTACACGGTGGTGGGGAACCCCTACTGGATGGCCCCGGAGATGCTGAACG GAAAGAGCTACGACGAGACGGTGGATGTCTTCTCTTTTGGGATCGTCCTCTGTGAG ATAATTGGGCAGGTGTATGCAGATCCTGACTGCCTGCCCCGAACACTGGACTTCGGCCTCAACGTGAAGCTCTTCTGGGAGAAGTTTGTCCCCACAAACTGCCCCCCAGCCTTCTTCCCCCTGGCAGCCATCTGCTGCAGACTGGAGCCTGAGAGCAG ACCGGCATTCTCCAAACTGGAGGACTACTTTGAGGCACTGTCCCTGTACCTGGGGGAGCTGGGCATCCCACTGCCCACAGAGCTGGAGGTGCTGGACCACACCGTGAGCATGCAGTACGGCCTGATCCGGGACTCGCCTTCCTAG
- the PIK3IP1 gene encoding phosphoinositide-3-kinase-interacting protein 1: protein MKEVRMLLAWVRTILVSNMLLAEAYGSGGCFWDNGHLYRADQPSPAPGHSCLNWLDAQSGLAFASESGAGNHSYCRNPDQDPRGPWCYVSGEAGAPEKRPCEDLRCPDTTSQGLPTSTTETEEAAEVPGGDEVFAPANTLPARSEAAAVQPVIGISQRVRVNSKEKKDLGTLGYVLGITMMVIIVVTGAGIVLGYTYKRGKDLKAQHEQKVCERELQRITLPLSAFTNPTCEIMDEKTVVVHASQTPVDLQEGSAPLMGQAGTPGA, encoded by the exons ATGAAGGAGGTGAGGATGCTGTTGGCCTGGGTGCGAACAATCCTCGTCAGCAACATGCTCCTGGCAGAAGCCTATGGATCTGGAG GCTGCTTCTGGGATAACGGCCACCTGTACCGGGCGGATCAGCCCTCCCCCGCGCCGGGCCACAGCTGCCTTAACTGGCTGGACGCGCAGAGCGGCCTGGCATTTGCCTCAGAGTCGG GCGCCGGCAACCACAGCTACTGCCGGAACCCGGACCAGGACCCACGCGGGCCCTGGTGCTACGTCAGCGGCGAGGCTGGAGCTCCCGAGAAGCGACCTTGCGAGGACCTGCGCTGCCCAG ATACCACTTCCCAGGGCCTGCCAACCTCCACAACAGAAACTGAGGAGGCTGCTGAAGTGCCAGGGGGAGATGAGGTGTTTGCTCCTGCCAACACCCTGCCTGCCCGGAGCGAGGCTGCAGCTGTGCAGCCAGTGATTGGGATCAGCCAACGGGTGCGGGTGAACTCCAAGGAGAAGAAGGACCTGGGAACACTGG GCTACGTGCTGGGCATCACCATGATGGTGATCATCGTCGTCACTGGAGCTGGAATTGTCCTTGGCTACACCTACAAGAG GGGCAAGGACCTGAAAGCCCAGCACGAGCAGAAAGTGTGCGAGCGGGAGCTGCAGCGGATCACCCTGCCCTTGTCTGCCTTCACCAACCCCACCTGCGAGATCATGGATGAGAAGACCGTTGTGGTCCACGCCAGCCAGACTCCAGTCGACCTTCAGGAGGGCAGTGCCCCCCTCATGGGCCAGGCGGGCACTCCAGGCGCCTGA
- the LIMK2 gene encoding LIM domain kinase 2 isoform X3, which translates to MTGPVMVAGEFKYHPECFACMSCKVIIEDGDAYALVQHATLYCGKCHNEVVLAPMFERLSTESVQDQLPYSVTHISMPATTEGRRGFSVSVESACSNYATTVQVREVNRMHISPNNRNAIHPGDRILEINGAPVHTLRVEEVEDAISQTSQTLQLLIEHDPVSQRVDQLRLDARLSPCAQNDRHTHTLSPLDTKENLEGTLRRRSLRRSNSISKSPGPSSPKEPLLLSRDISRSESLRCSSSCSQQIFRPCDLIHGEVLGKGFFGQAIKVTHKATGKVMVMKELIRCDEETQKTFLTEVKVMRSLDHPNVLKFIGVLYKDKKLNLLTEYIEGGTLKDFLRSVDPFPWQQKVRFAKGIASGMAYLHSMCIIHRDLNSHNCLIKLDKTVVVADFGLSRLIVEERKKPPVEKATTKKRTLRKSDRRKRYTVVGNPYWMAPEMLNGKSYDETVDVFSFGIVLCEIIGQVYADPDCLPRTLDFGLNVKLFWEKFVPTNCPPAFFPLAAICCRLEPESRPAFSKLEDYFEALSLYLGELGIPLPTELEVLDHTVSMQYGLIRDSPS; encoded by the exons ATGACGGGGCCCGTCATG GTGGCCGGGGAGTTCAAGTACCACCCAGAGTGCTTCGCCTGTATGAGCTGTAAGGTGATCATTGAGGATGGGGACGCATACGCCCTGGTGCAGCACGCCACTCTCTACTG TGGGAAGTGCCACAACGAGGTGGTACTGGCACCCATGTTTGAGAGGCTGTCCACGGAATCCGTCCAGGACCAGCTGCCCTACTCCGTCACACACATCTCCATGCCAGCCACCACCGAAGGCAGGCGGGGCTTCTCTGTGTCCGTGGAGAGTGCCTGCTCAAACTACGCCACCACCGTGCAAGTGAGAGA GGTCAACCGGATGCACATCAGTCCTAACAACCGCAACGCCATCCACCCTGGGGACCGCATCCTGGAGATCAATGGGGCCCCTGTGCACACGCTCCGCGTGGAGGAG GTGGAGGACGCCATTAGCCAGACGAGCCAGACGCTGCAGCTCCTGATTGAGCACGACCCCGTCTCCCAGCGCGTGGACCAGCTGCGGCTGGATGCACGGCTCTCTCCCTGCGCGCAGAATGACAGACACACGCACACCCTCAGCCCCCTGGACACCAAGGAGAACCTGGAGGGGACACTGAGGAGACGCTCCCTGAG ACGCAGTAACAGCATCTCCAAGTCCCCCGGCCCCAGCTCCCCCAAGGAGCCGCTCCTGCTCAGCCGTGACATCAGCCGCTCAGAGTCTCTGCGCTGCTCCAGTAGCTGCTCGCAGCAGATCTTCCGGCCCTGTGACCTGATCCACGGCGAGGTCCTGGGGAAGGGCTTCTTCGGGCAGGCCATCAAG GTGACGCACAAAGCCACGGGCAAGGTGATGGTCATGAAGGAGCTGATCCGCTGTGAcgaggagacacagaagactttTCTAACTGAA GTGAAGGTGATGCGCAGCCTGGACCACCCCAACGTGCTCAAGTTCATCGGCGTACTGTACAAGGACAAGAAGCTGAACCTGCTGACGGAGTACATCGAGGGGGGCACGCTGAAGGACTTCCTGCGTAGTGTG GACCCGTTCCCCTGGCAGCAGAAGGTCAGGTTTGCCAAAGGCATCGCCTCTGGAATG GCCTATTTGCATTCCATGTGTATCATCCACCGGGATCTGAACTCGCACAACTGCCTCATCAAGCTG GACAAGACCGTGGTGGTGGCTGACTTCGGGCTGTCACGGCTCATAGTCGAGGAGAGAAAGAAGCCCCCCGTGGAAAAGGCCACCACCAAGAAGCGCACCTTGCGCAAGAGCGACCGCAGGAAGCGCTACACGGTGGTGGGGAACCCCTACTGGATGGCCCCGGAGATGCTGAACG GAAAGAGCTACGACGAGACGGTGGATGTCTTCTCTTTTGGGATCGTCCTCTGTGAG ATAATTGGGCAGGTGTATGCAGATCCTGACTGCCTGCCCCGAACACTGGACTTCGGCCTCAACGTGAAGCTCTTCTGGGAGAAGTTTGTCCCCACAAACTGCCCCCCAGCCTTCTTCCCCCTGGCAGCCATCTGCTGCAGACTGGAGCCTGAGAGCAG ACCGGCATTCTCCAAACTGGAGGACTACTTTGAGGCACTGTCCCTGTACCTGGGGGAGCTGGGCATCCCACTGCCCACAGAGCTGGAGGTGCTGGACCACACCGTGAGCATGCAGTACGGCCTGATCCGGGACTCGCCTTCCTAG
- the LIMK2 gene encoding LIM domain kinase 2 isoform X2: MGSYLSVQAYFTSRDPFRCSECQDSLTNWYYEKDGKLYCHKDYWGKFGEFCHGCSLLMTGPVMVAGEFKYHPECFACMSCKVIIEDGDAYALVQHATLYCGKCHNEVVLAPMFERLSTESVQDQLPYSVTHISMPATTEGRRGFSVSVESACSNYATTVQVREVNRMHISPNNRNAIHPGDRILEINGAPVHTLRVEEVEDAISQTSQTLQLLIEHDPVSQRVDQLRLDARLSPCAQNDRHTHTLSPLDTKENLEGTLRRRSLRRSNSISKSPGPSSPKEPLLLSRDISRSESLRCSSSCSQQIFRPCDLIHGEVLGKGFFGQAIKVTHKATGKVMVMKELIRCDEETQKTFLTEVKVMRSLDHPNVLKFIGVLYKDKKLNLLTEYIEGGTLKDFLRSVDPFPWQQKVRFAKGIASGMAYLHSMCIIHRDLNSHNCLIKLDKTVVVADFGLSRLIVEERKKPPVEKATTKKRTLRKSDRRKRYTVVGNPYWMAPEMLNGKSYDETVDVFSFGIVLCEIIGQVYADPDCLPRTLDFGLNVKLFWEKFVPTNCPPAFFPLAAICCRLEPESRPAFSKLEDYFEALSLYLGELGIPLPTELEVLDHTVSMQYGLIRDSPS, translated from the exons GTGTTCTGAATGCCAGGATTCCCTCACCAACTGGTACTACGAGAAGGATGGGAAGCTGTACTGCCACAAGGACTACTGGGGGAAGTTTGGGGAGTTCTGCCACGGATGCTCTCTGCTGATGACGGGGCCCGTCATG GTGGCCGGGGAGTTCAAGTACCACCCAGAGTGCTTCGCCTGTATGAGCTGTAAGGTGATCATTGAGGATGGGGACGCATACGCCCTGGTGCAGCACGCCACTCTCTACTG TGGGAAGTGCCACAACGAGGTGGTACTGGCACCCATGTTTGAGAGGCTGTCCACGGAATCCGTCCAGGACCAGCTGCCCTACTCCGTCACACACATCTCCATGCCAGCCACCACCGAAGGCAGGCGGGGCTTCTCTGTGTCCGTGGAGAGTGCCTGCTCAAACTACGCCACCACCGTGCAAGTGAGAGA GGTCAACCGGATGCACATCAGTCCTAACAACCGCAACGCCATCCACCCTGGGGACCGCATCCTGGAGATCAATGGGGCCCCTGTGCACACGCTCCGCGTGGAGGAG GTGGAGGACGCCATTAGCCAGACGAGCCAGACGCTGCAGCTCCTGATTGAGCACGACCCCGTCTCCCAGCGCGTGGACCAGCTGCGGCTGGATGCACGGCTCTCTCCCTGCGCGCAGAATGACAGACACACGCACACCCTCAGCCCCCTGGACACCAAGGAGAACCTGGAGGGGACACTGAGGAGACGCTCCCTGAG ACGCAGTAACAGCATCTCCAAGTCCCCCGGCCCCAGCTCCCCCAAGGAGCCGCTCCTGCTCAGCCGTGACATCAGCCGCTCAGAGTCTCTGCGCTGCTCCAGTAGCTGCTCGCAGCAGATCTTCCGGCCCTGTGACCTGATCCACGGCGAGGTCCTGGGGAAGGGCTTCTTCGGGCAGGCCATCAAG GTGACGCACAAAGCCACGGGCAAGGTGATGGTCATGAAGGAGCTGATCCGCTGTGAcgaggagacacagaagactttTCTAACTGAA GTGAAGGTGATGCGCAGCCTGGACCACCCCAACGTGCTCAAGTTCATCGGCGTACTGTACAAGGACAAGAAGCTGAACCTGCTGACGGAGTACATCGAGGGGGGCACGCTGAAGGACTTCCTGCGTAGTGTG GACCCGTTCCCCTGGCAGCAGAAGGTCAGGTTTGCCAAAGGCATCGCCTCTGGAATG GCCTATTTGCATTCCATGTGTATCATCCACCGGGATCTGAACTCGCACAACTGCCTCATCAAGCTG GACAAGACCGTGGTGGTGGCTGACTTCGGGCTGTCACGGCTCATAGTCGAGGAGAGAAAGAAGCCCCCCGTGGAAAAGGCCACCACCAAGAAGCGCACCTTGCGCAAGAGCGACCGCAGGAAGCGCTACACGGTGGTGGGGAACCCCTACTGGATGGCCCCGGAGATGCTGAACG GAAAGAGCTACGACGAGACGGTGGATGTCTTCTCTTTTGGGATCGTCCTCTGTGAG ATAATTGGGCAGGTGTATGCAGATCCTGACTGCCTGCCCCGAACACTGGACTTCGGCCTCAACGTGAAGCTCTTCTGGGAGAAGTTTGTCCCCACAAACTGCCCCCCAGCCTTCTTCCCCCTGGCAGCCATCTGCTGCAGACTGGAGCCTGAGAGCAG ACCGGCATTCTCCAAACTGGAGGACTACTTTGAGGCACTGTCCCTGTACCTGGGGGAGCTGGGCATCCCACTGCCCACAGAGCTGGAGGTGCTGGACCACACCGTGAGCATGCAGTACGGCCTGATCCGGGACTCGCCTTCCTAG